The following DNA comes from Solea solea chromosome 6, fSolSol10.1, whole genome shotgun sequence.
TGTGGCATTAATGCTGGACGGTCCCACTGTTGGCTCTGTGGGGAAACAAGAGGTCAGAATATGCAACATACGATATACACTGTGTTTGAACTTCAATAACAAAAAGGTACATTCTTAGAAGCATGTATTTTTTACTGTGTGAATTTCTGTGAGTGCTGACTGATAATGTTATAAGCACTAGTGGCGACCACTGGTGGTCACAGACACTACTGCAGGTAGGGACGTACGTTGTTTACTGTCTTAAACAGTGCACTACTGAGTATTACATTATTTTAGTTCAATAAAACAGTAATATATTATATCACTTATAACATTATACATAATAAAATCATATTCCTGAAAACAAGCATCATGCTGCCTTATGAGATTGAGTGCAATATAGTTTAGATGTTCTGAAATTGCCTTCAGGGCCTGTAAAGCATGAGATTGAGTGCAATATAGTTTAGATGTTCTGAAATTGCCTTCAGGGCCTGTAAAGCAtggtcattttatttgtatagctcATATTAAGCAGTGAGGTCATCGACAGTTTATAGGTGAAAACAAGGTTTGATGAATGAAAGTAAACATTCATTGTCACGCCATGGTGAAGAACGGCATTGTTTTCCTTCCCAGTATACTGATATTGCACCCACAAGTGTGGTTAAATTAGTGTAATGCTACTGACCCGAGGGTTATAAGTCACAGGAtcactgaaatgaaatagaacCAGAGGACTTTATAGAAAAACAATGAGTTTATAACAGGAAAGAGATAACAGCGGGGAAAGTTATGATAAAAGGAGATTGCAACAGTTCCAAAACAATTGCAACTGCAAAACCGAACAGATACATTCATACAAGGATATTGCAAGATACACAGCAGGGTAAGGTTTATGCACAGCTGgacattctcctgctgttgtgagcATGTTAGACAATCGCCTGCTGCAAAAAGTGTCAAAACCCAATTTTTCAGTGAGTATGTTTTCGTGCGATTTAAAAAATCTTTTCTGTGGATTTTGCTGTAAATGCCTAACAGTCCCACTAGTTGAAACTGTAATAGTGTAACATGAGTTAAATTGCTGTGTACAGAGTTGCAGCAGTAGTGTCAGAGCAGTTGAAACGTGAACCCTGATCAAAataggtggtggtggtgcagtgCGACTCCGTGGCTCACCTTCCTCTGCAGAGTGCACCACAGCGATCTGACTGAACGGACCCTCTCCTCTGCGGTTAAAAGCTTTGATCTTCACCTCAAATGGACTGTACGGCGTCAGGCTTTCATTGTAGTAGACATGACGAGAGGACTCGACATGAAGAATGCGCACCACTGTCCACGATGATGTGTCTTTCTTCCTGAATGCCAGGGTGTAGCCAAAATTGTCCCCGTTTTGGTATTCTCTAGCCATGGGCTGTGGAGTTTCAGGAAAGAGATGACATGTGAAAATCTTACAAGTCTGATCCAGTGTTCTTATAAATACGAGAGAAGCAGTGCAATAGAATAAGGCAAGTTGTCCAGCTCATCCTGAAAACTAGTCCTTAAACTGGGGGCAGCCACTTCGAATGCTTAATCGTGTCTAGTTATTGTGCACCTCGATCTCTGAACATCTGGTTGGAAGATCTCATTACTCTGGCAGGAGTCTGGAGATAACCAGATCACATAAATAAAGTAGAGACCAGCCCATTTGAAACCTTAAAACAAGCCAAATTTAAAGTCAAACATGGATTTACTGCTGCATTTTGGATTGATGTAGACAACAGATAGACAACTGTAGTATGAGCAGAATGATGTATATTCAAGCATACACTTCTGCTACTTCAAGGGTGACATTTGGACCCTTCTCTTTCAAGACCACTAAGTTTATGAAAGTAAAAATCGTACAATTTGGTTTCAATTGGATCGCGTGATACCATTTTAGGAGGAAAACACCTGCTGTGAATATGCCATGCCTTCACATGTGGAAATATAGAGCGACGGGTCATCAACTCACCGTCCAGGTAACAATGAGCTCGTTGCggtctcctccacctcctgatAGTCCACTGGGGGCCACTGTGGGAGCTGTTGACcgaacacacaagcacaagatgacatataaaataaatacagataatCGTCTGATTTTTCCTTTCTGCACTtcaaagtattttaacatgttggCATGggatatgtaatatgtaatacaTCTGTTATTTTTAATCTACTGTGGTTCAAGTGGATTAGTAGACTCTTTTGTCAAAGACTGAAACACTAAATCTGTatttaatcaatattttgaaCCTTCTTACAGCATTCcctatttaatgtaaaaataaatgctaCAGTCCTTTTTCTAAAGGATCTAAGAACTTGTATATCTCACAAGAGGCAGCCTGTGGCTCCTCACCTGCTTGCTGAGTGCGAATGGTCTGTGAGGGCATGCTGGGCTCTCCACTTCCCAGGATGTTGCTGGCAATGACATGAAATTCATAATCCATCCAGGGAATCAGTCCCATCACACGAGCTGACTCTGCATTCCCCTCAATGTTCACTGGGTCTGGTGAACACAAATAACAGAACGTCGAGTAGATTATTTAATCTGACCATATTTCAACCTAGTAtgctctttttaaaaacaatatattcattcaatttaattcaattcattcAGCTATGACGCGTGGACGCACCCGTCCTCATCTTCTTCCACTGTGATGATAGTGATGACCGGCCCATTATGATGTATTTGCCAATGGGACTGTGATTATCGTAGCCACGACTCCACCTGAGCTCCACCGATGTCTCGGCAACGTTCCTCACAAGTAAACCCCCTGGAGGTCCTGGGGGTCCTGGAAACAACGTAATAAAGAGACTCACATTcactgctgacatgaacactgtattttatgtttgtCAGCTGTTTACAATTTACTTGATTTTAAAACATAGTGACAAGAGTGTGACGTGTTCTGATGTTATTagatagagaaaaaaaaacgtcctTTTTCTGTTATATGGGGAGGAACAAATTCATGTTATTTAGTACCCACTACGGACCAAGTACCAGATCACAGCCGTTAATTCAAGTGCTTCTGGTGTGATATTCTACCTGAATAAATGTTTGTCAGACCCTGCTGCTGAAGCGTGTGTTGATTCATTTGTCTATTATGCTCTAAAAATTCATCTTTCAGCAACTACTATTATTCTTGGTTGGCTGATGCCaaatagggctgaacaattaatcggaATTGTATTGAAATCACAATACAACCCACTGCAATTTTCAAGgtgcaatattttttaaagccaatatgtgtgtcaaaatataattttagatcaATTATtatcttgatctatacacatcttattccacggactgaagagaacatctttgtttctcacagatcagCAGAAACAGAAGCATACCTTGTGCATCTATAAGGTGACACCTTAACAGAACACAGTTGTATATGACACTCTTTGATGAGAACGTGTTGGTATTTCATTGAAATAAATTGTAACTAATAAATTGTGTTCATGTCTATAAATATTTGGGAAATGGCAAATGGGTTCATCTTCTGCTTTCCCATTAACTTCCATATCCCCTGTAGTTTACAGGTATGAGATTTCCTTTCTATTGTTCTGCAATTGTAAATGCTCTTGAGACAAAGAAATATCTTACCTCGAACCACAAGTCGAGCCATAGTCGATGCACTGTCCACCACAGTCTGAGCTGTGCATGTGTATATTCCTGCCTGACTCAGCTGAGCATTCACAATCAGCAGGTCACCGATGTTTTCCTTCTGAAATGATAAAGAATGGAGAGAACCAACTAAAACACTATGAATCAAGAACTACACCATTGCCTTGtcatttaataaacattgacaCATAAAAGAGCATAAACATGACAGTTACTCTCAGAGCTTGTtgctaaataaatgttttatttgtcattctGACATAAAGTTATCATATCTTATGTATGCTGTAGCCAAGTTTGTCTTAAAACAGCAAAATGCTGGGACTAAAGACTTAAACGCCGCAGAGGGTGGTCTCAGAAAGCCTGGATGAAAACTACTACATCATCCTTTACAGGACTCACCCCATCCACACGGTGGTATGGTCCTGCAGAACCCTCCACGTCCAGCAGAACCCCGTTAAGGGCCCAGGTGAAGGTCAGATCCATGGTGGGGTCATGGGAGGCGTGACACTGCAGCGTCACATTCTCCCCCTGATTAATGTCGGCATTGGAAGGAGCCAGTGTGATCTTAGTGGCATCTGCAATaagatgatgaaaaacatgtttaaagaaGATCACCATTGTTTAGTGATGACTTTGTGTAAGTAGATGTTACAAAGTACCTCATATCTAAACATCCCTATACACAATGTGCTATATCTCTATATACTTGAAACATTGTTACAAgtatttcaagaaaaaaaaagtgtttttatgtaatgaatgaacaaatgagaAACATGTGAATTGTTGAGCTTTAGACACAGTGAACTACTTCCCTATTTCTTACAGTAAGAAATGGTCTACAAAATTgtagaataaaagtaaaatctcATATGCCAGCACAATTGACTTTCTGGTGGTATGAGAATGACAGCTGTCTCATAGATTTCAACAGCCAATGAAAGTTTGCTTTACATTCTTTAGTGGTCAAGGTTTTCTTTAACCATAAAATCTGCTTCAGTGTACATTATTATTTGCCAAAGAATGTATTTGGAATTATCAGAAATTATCATTTGGACTCCTGGTgggttatttaaaaaataaagtgtttaatattcagttttgaaaaaaaaaaaaaactttcaaagtatatttttaaaaatttgCTCTGCAAATGGATGATTCAAAGTTcaagtgttgtttgaaatgaacaattatacatttacatccttcaaatgttttatattaaagtttTGTTGGGTCACAGATTTTCTGATTTCAAACTGGgctgtgactgtgttgtgttgtgttgtgtttatacaCACCCCTGACAGACAGGTGTCCAGTGCTGTTGGCTTTGCCCAGGTAGTTTTCAGCAAAGCAGGTGTACTTCCCCTCATCTGCTCTGCTGATGTTGTGTATCCACAGGATTCCATCTGAAGTTACAGTGACTctgcaaaaacagacacacagggagTGATGATCAGTTGAAGTGGATTATAACATCATCAAACACGTGCTCAGCCATGGACAAAACATAATACACAATACACAGTGATTAAATGAAATCAATGTGCACTACACATCGCCAGTGCTTTGTAGCATAACAGTGATAAAGTACTGATGCAAAGCATTGTACAGCAACTGTGGCTGCTTCTTGCAGCACATTCAGTCAGTTCCACTCCACAGTGGAAGATAACGCTTACTTATTCAGCTTCCCACCCACAGATTTCACAGCTGATTTCAGCCACAGACTCACTGCTCATATATTTAGCTGCTCAGACGATCATTTGAGCtcaaactatgactttaaaaTGGTGCAAAGCGGGGGTTACAGGACGGAGCTGGGCACAATGGAGATGTCAAGCACTACAACTCATTTGCGGGAGGAACACATCAGTAGGTGGTGTCAGGATGAGTTCCAGTATTCACAAATCAGTTCCTCTGTCCTGTTTCAAGCGTCAATGTGGGGGAAACAGGCTGAGGTCTGACCGTCACCTATCTTgggttaattatttttttataaaacatttccacatgttaatccactgcaccaacaacaaagaaacacattgaCACAGTGTGTCCACTACCTGCTGCTGTTGGTGAGCAGCTCCGTGCCACGGCTCCAGAACAGGCTTGGCTTCGGAGCAGCTCGAGGGCGACACTCAATCATCACCTGCCCTCCTCTGGCTGCTGGAATCAGCCTTCGCACTGGATTCGATCTGAAATCTGGGGCCTGaactggaggagcaggaaatatgatgaagacacagacacagattaaGGGAGATGGAGGAAGGAAGAATGTATCAAGAATATATTACTTATATACAAAGACAAGTCACCAACTAACACTTTGGAAACAAgcaaaaaattatgttttttccaGAATCAGCCCTTACCGATTAAAATATATTTGCATTTCAAGCAATTTCAGTAACATAATGGTAAATTTCAGTTTCCCTATTGAATGAGGTACTGACTCAGTCCACatcttatggcgcttttccactatacagttgtgCCGTGCCGAGCCCACACAGATACAgctgtctgtgctgtgtgtgaaatTTAAGAACACAAAATCAGCAATtctacatcacagcacacagacgtTGCTGTTCACTTTTGTCTCTACCAGTGAGTTCAAAAGTGTCACTTTTtgacttttgtgtttgaaatcctttattcatatttatgtaagaaataaatgaagcagCAATATAGaagcgtctgtgtctgcagctaaaaacactgattttatcTGTGACATTGCATCAGGAGAGTTATTCCGTTTCCTTAAAAAAACCTCACTAGAAGCTATATTCTCTAAGAGTAATCCTGCAGCTTAGCTCAGCTGTATGCAAAACACTGTCAGTACCTTAAAAACCCAGTATCTAACAAAGACAGCTACAACCTCCTACCTTGGACTCTGAGCTCAGCAGAGGAGTAGATGgtgccatgtttgttttcagccaCACACTGGTACATTCCTGAATCTTCCAGAGCCAAGTTATTGATCTTAAGACGAGCTCCGTTCACCGCCACCCGGTCCTGAAGGAGAGTAGATAAATACACGTACTGcatgtgaaaacacagtgaagggAGAACGAGCCCTGATCACATTTACTCTATGGTCAGCAGAGTAAACATGATATGCTAgtcattttcaaatttatttCATTGTCTTCCATCCTGGATTCAGCTATATGAGCAAATATAGGTACTCAGTCCTTCATAGCacgaaaacattttattattgtttcatAAAAAGTTTGGAGAATGTTTTTTCCTGGATTTAATTTATTACCTAGTTTAAAAGAAATGGATTTGCTATGGGTTTGCTATCCCATtgctcatttaaaaagacaataagaactttttatttgtgttagtTATACATATTAGTGGAGCTAGAGTCATAAATCCTAAATAATGGGTTATCAGCATTTGACTGgatgtaaatatatatgttatGCGCCTTCTGCGTGCTTACCTGTGTGCTGACAGGCTGTCCGTTGCGGAGCCATCTTACGGAGGGTCGTGGTTTACCAGCTGCAACACAACTCCAGTGAAGCTCTGAGCTGATCTCCACCTCTGAGTCGCtcatcacctgcaaccactCCGGCTGAGCTAGAGAAAACCATTGACAGACAATGAGCTTAAATTAATATGAATTTATTGAAGCTGCCTTCAGACAGGTCTTGACAAAAAACAGTTTCATCCGCAGGTTGTTCAAATATTAACAGTTTCAGATCATGGCTCTCTGTTTGATctcctctcatcagatgagGAGACTCTGCCCACATTGGCATATGTTGTTTTCCGACTattatattatttcttttttccttgcATCGAGGATGTCCAGAAGAGTTCTCTCACTCAGatgacttgatttacattacactgagtGGTCATTATCACATTCCTCACCTTGTACAGTGATGCGTCCCTGGTATGTGTCACTTCCTTCTGAGTTGTAGGCTTCACACTCGTAAATACCCTCATCATCAAAGGAGAGGTCTTGGAGGATGAGGGTGGGACCTTCTGCCGAAGCGCCTGCCTTGGACGGCATTAGTCCATCCACCTTCCTCCATCGCAGTTTTGGGACCGGactgtcagaaaacaaaaatggagaGAAGTTGGAGGTGGACAATTGGAAGTGATAACAGTTATGAGATAGTCAATGATAGTTAAATTGGTAGCTTACTTTCCATAGGCGAAGCATTCTAACTGGGCGGTGTGTCCTGCAAGGGCATAAGTCTCCCCTGGGAAACGCACTTTAATGCTCGGTGCTGACTTCCTTGGATTGGCTggacaaacaaaagcaacagtgaatatactgtactttCACTTACTACAGCTATTTTCAGATCTAAAAACTGAAATAGTACCACAAACATTTGAAAGATGTAGAGTTATTGAAATGGCAGTCCTTCCAGAAGGTTCAAACAGCTCTGTAAACAACTTCTGAAGCTGTTATGGTGTGTTCATAATCATCACACAATGAAAAAGGTGCATTTTTTGCTTAATCTACTCAAGCTGAAATGGTTGAACCCAGGCAAAGACTGTGTATTAATAACATTGGTCAGTTGATTCAGCTAAACAGAGCCAGCTTTCCTGTAGATCTTCATGTGAAGCTATATGggacatttattattatatatagatAATATCAGTGATGCAGCTTGTCTTCCTACCATCAGGCAGCACATTGAGCTGATTGGCTTTGCTGAAGGTGCTCTTGGTGCTGATGTCCATGCTGATGGTGGTGAAGCAGAAGAAGTTCCCCGTGTCGTTCAGCTCCGCTTTAGCCAAATACAGGTTCCCCGTGACCTGCGACACAAACCAGCGGCTGTCGGTTTTCTTGATGAAGTTGGGAAAGTCGTTGATGAACCAGCGGTATGACAGGGCTAGAGAGAGGAAAGTAGAAATCATGGTCAATGGTAGTCCAGTGAGAATTGtacttttcttttaatgttatttgtacatttttatttcataagcACTTTCCAAAACCTGTTTAACAGCCTCATAGTTATTCTGCCCGTTCACAATTTCAGTGCCGTTTAATTTTTCTAAAATCTACCAGGTGttttaaaacactaaaaaactaatttaatatACTCAGGTTTTCCAAAAGCAGCATAAAACCCAGAAGCAGAGTGGGTACCTGGGTAATGTGGAGGTGGCTGGCAGGCCAGGAAAGTCCCCATACCCTCATATGCCGTCTGTGGACTCCTGCTGTCTGGAGGGTAGTCATGAAGGTCTGTAGAGAGATGAAAAAGGTAGGACAACAGAAACACTGAGTTAGGAACAACAATACAAAGTTGGCAGTCGCCAAAGGAGTAGTAATTCTGAATGTTTGATGCCTCAGTAACCACTCAAACAGATCTAAACATTTAAAGTTTTTCAGTTCCTCACAGCCAAATTTGAGGTTGGCTGCTCTGCTGATGACGACTCCACAGCGGTTGATGGCCAGACACTGGTATGAGCCAGTgtctcttacagactctgggctGCTGATGACCAGGTTTCCAGCCACCAGTGTGTAACGAAGGTCCAAACCCAGTGCGACATCTGTGCCGTTTACGAGCCATCTACAGGAGAAAGAGCAGGACAAAATGGATTTGTTGGAAATGGAATGGAAGTTCTGCTTCTTTTACTTAACTCTGCTACCAACTTGCATGATATTTCCGCTGGAATTCACCAGTTGCTTCACAATCACATCAGACATAGTAAGACAGCAAAGCAGTGAGCACAAACAACCTGGACCTACtatgtcatttatttcagttatttctTAATTATATGAATTCAAACAATTAGGTTCTTTATATGCTACTGTGATTTAACATTGGTCATAATGGTGGTACATgaagagctcagtattttctcaggtggtacaaAGAATTAAAAAGTTCTTACTAAAACAGTCAATCGGCTGTTTTAAAGGTCAAATAAGACTGTACAGTTTCCTGCAGGACTTTATAGTAGCATTACAGCTCACAATCACATTCAAAAAAACTGCATTAAATGTGACTTAGAAGATGTCACATTAAGAAGGTTAAGAAGGttttaataacatttatgtctgtgtgtatttgtgtgtgtgtgcttcaccCACCTGTAGGAAGCAGGTGGACTGGCTCTGGCCT
Coding sequences within:
- the cntn2 gene encoding contactin-2, producing MIQIMENMLCLLVLSLVHLKDAAGGDVCVSGHDSGPVFEQQPSSLIYPEGLSEGKVTLSCQARASPPASYRWLVNGTDVALGLDLRYTLVAGNLVISSPESVRDTGSYQCLAINRCGVVISRAANLKFGYLHDYPPDSRSPQTAYEGMGTFLACQPPPHYPALSYRWFINDFPNFIKKTDSRWFVSQVTGNLYLAKAELNDTGNFFCFTTISMDISTKSTFSKANQLNVLPDANPRKSAPSIKVRFPGETYALAGHTAQLECFAYGNPVPKLRWRKVDGLMPSKAGASAEGPTLILQDLSFDDEGIYECEAYNSEGSDTYQGRITVQAQPEWLQVMSDSEVEISSELHWSCVAAGKPRPSVRWLRNGQPVSTQDRVAVNGARLKINNLALEDSGMYQCVAENKHGTIYSSAELRVQVQAPDFRSNPVRRLIPAARGGQVMIECRPRAAPKPSLFWSRGTELLTNSSRVTVTSDGILWIHNISRADEGKYTCFAENYLGKANSTGHLSVRDATKITLAPSNADINQGENVTLQCHASHDPTMDLTFTWALNGVLLDVEGSAGPYHRVDGKENIGDLLIVNAQLSQAGIYTCTAQTVVDSASTMARLVVRGPPGPPGGLLVRNVAETSVELRWSRGYDNHSPIGKYIIMGRSSLSSQWKKMRTDPVNIEGNAESARVMGLIPWMDYEFHVIASNILGSGEPSMPSQTIRTQQAAPTVAPSGLSGGGGDRNELIVTWTPMAREYQNGDNFGYTLAFRKKDTSSWTVVRILHVESSRHVYYNESLTPYSPFEVKIKAFNRRGEGPFSQIAVVHSAEEEPTVGPSSINATTLTAFDIQVSWEPVQQLSTNGILRGYEIRYWRQHEREAAADRVRTAGLETTARVSGLRPSTRYHVAVLAYNSAGTGPPSPRTTVTTRKPPPNRPPGNVSWKTDSSSVIVRWDHVKAMHNESAVLGYKVLYKHEGQAALKVLDKAKTSVNLPLPKDNGYVVLEIRSWGEGGDGPAHEIIVSRDTGTGMMVQNKAASTLSSYPLHLFTGLLFLTLTYLSVL